The genomic interval AGACAGCGATTTACACGCGGCCGGGCTACGGGACTGCATGACTGACGGCGTGTGGGTGTCGCTGTTCTCGGGCGGGAAAGACTCTTCGTGGGCGCTCTACCGCGCACTCGTTAACGATTACCCCGTCGAGCGACTGGTGACGGTCCACCCCGAGGGCGACTCCTACATGTACCACGTCCCGGCGACGCGGCTCGCGAGCCTGGCCGCCGAGAGCATCGGCATCCCGCTCGTGGAGGTCGAACCCGACGACTTCGGCGCCGACGACGTGCCCGACTCCGGCGAACAGGGCGACGCGGAACTCGAACCGCTGGAGGCAGCCCTGCGCGAACTGGACGCCGAGGTCGGCGTGGCCGGCGTCACCGCCGGCGCCGTCGAGAGCGAGTACCAGACCAGCCGTATCGAGGCGATGGCCGAGCGCCTGGAAGCCAACCTCTTTGCCCCGCTGTGGCAGGAGGACCCCCGCGACCTCGCCGACGCCATGCTCGACGCCGGCTTCGAGATTCGCATCATCCGCGTGGCCGCCTACGGACTGGACGAGTCCTGGCTCGGCCGCACCCTCGACGCCGACGCGCTGGACGAACTGGAGGAACTCAACGAGGAGTACGGCGTCCACATCCTCGGCGAGGGTGGTGAGTTCGAGACGCTGGTGACCGACGGACCTCACATGGACCGGCGCATCGAGCTCGACTATTCGACAGAGTGGGACGGGACGCGCGGGACGCTCGTGGTCGAGGACGCGTGGCTGGAGTGAATTCTCTCCGGCTGCTTCGCCGGCCCCACTCCGCGCGACCGGCCCTTCTAACGTAAATCTCAAGCTAAGTATTAATAATACTTTCCGCCTAGTAAACAAATTTTAGTGCGGTTCGCGGTACATACCTATCCGACTATTGCCATGAGCGAACCACACTCCGACGGCACGAGCGCACGCAACGAGGCGGAACAGCTTAAGCAGGCACAGGAACTCCTCGATGGGTTGTGGAGTGGGCAGGTTCTCCACGCGGCTGTCAGGGTCGGACTGTTCGACCGGCTCGACGAGGAACCGACGGCGGCCGAGACACTCGCGGCGGCGCTGCAACTGGACCCGGACGCGACGTATCGCCTGCTCAGGGCACTGAGCCACTTTGGCGTCCTCGCGGAGGACGACAGCCGGCGGTTCGCTCTGACGCCGGTGGGGCAGTTCTTCCGCGCGGACCACCCGAAGTCGGTGCAGCCCGGGCTCATGCTGTTCCAGAGCACGGAGTGGGTCACGGCCCTGACTCACCTGCCCGACATCCTCCGCGAGGGCGAGCCCGACGGGTTCGTCCGCGAGTACGACCGCGACATCTTCGACTACATGACGGACGCCCCGGAGTTCGCGCGGGCGTTCAACGAGTTCATGACGGCGATGTCATACCGGCAGACCGATACCCTGCTCGGGGTGCTGGCGGAGTACGACGTCTCACGGTTCGACCGGGTCTGCGACGTCGGCGGGGGTCACGGCTACCTGCTCTGTCGGCTGCTAGAGCAGTACCCGGAGCTGGAGGGCACCGTCTTCGACCGGCCCAGCGTCGTCGCCGAGGAGACGGAGTGGCCCCGGAAATTTGGGGTCACGGACCGCTGTACGTACGTGGGCGGCGATATGTTCCAGTCGGTTCCCGAGGCCGACGCCTACGTCCTGAAGTGGATTCTCCACGACTGGAGCGACGAGGCGTGCGTGGACGTTCTCTCGACCGTCCGCGAGGCGGCCCCCGCCGACGCCCGGCTGTTCGTCCTCGAAGCGGTCGTTCCCGGGCCGGAGCAGTCACACTTCTCGAAGAAACTGGACGTGGCGATGCTGGCACACATGGGCGGCCGCGAGCGGACACGGTCGGAGTACGCAGCGCTGCTGGACCGTGCTGGCTGGACCCTCGCCGACCAGTGGGTGCCACCGGAGGGCCCGATGCAGGTCCTCGAAGCGAGGACGGCCCTCGCCGAGTGACTGGCTCACTCGGTCCCCGACGCCGCTCGACCGGCGCGACCTCGCGCCCACTCCAGAACCGGCTCTAACCGCTCGGCCAGTTCCTCGCCGTCGTCGGTCAGTTCGTACTCCACACGCGGGGGAATCTCGTCGTACTGTTCTCTGGTGACCAGTCCGGACGCTTCGAGGTCGTCGAGCCGCGTCGACAGCGTCGACGTGCTCGCCTCGGGGACGTGGTCCTCCAGCGTGCCAAAGCGGACGGTGCCGTGGATGGCCACCACACAGACGATGTCCATCACGTATTTCCGGCCGAGCAGGTCCAGCACGTCGGAGAGCAGACAGTAACACCGTGGGTCGTCGGTCGCACAGTCGAATCCGTCCATAGCTTTGAGTCCGTGTACCTGCTCCATTACTTTGGACTTCACAGTATAATAGCTTCGGATAGCAAAGCATAGCCGCGATGGCAGACCACCACATCGAACCGAGCGAACTCGGTCACGAACTGGCGCTCGAACAGTTCCGGCTCCCGGCGGATATCGCGACGGGAGTTGGCGACCTCTACGGGACGGCCCCGCCCGACACCGCGGCGGCCTGGGTCGCGATGCTCCGCGACCGCAAGCGGGGCTACGACGGCGAACCGCCCACTATCGAGGACCTCTGTACGACCGACGACGGCGCCCACGCCTTCGTCGACGGCGACCGCTCGCAGTCGTACATCTGCGTGCTCGACCCGCTAGTCGTGCCGTTCCTGGCCGACACGCCCGGCACTATCCGCTCGACCACGCCCGAACGCGGGGCGGCGGTGGAGATAACAGTGGCACCCGACGGCGTCGACTACTCCCATCCGAACGCCGTGGTCTCGCTTGGGGTCGCCGACGAGGTCGACTGCGATTCGTGTCCCTCTATCGAAGAGACCTACAAACAGGTGTGTCCGTACATCCACGTCTTCGAGGACGAGGCGGAGTACGAGACGTGGGCGGCGAACACCGAAGCGGCGACGACGCAGGTACCCGTCGAGACGGGCGTCGCCCTCGCCAGTGCGTTCGCCGAGAATCTGTTCGGGCCGGCCGGCTGAGGCGGCCGGGCGCGAGTGGTGCGACACCTGTCGCACCCGAGCGCCGACGGGGAAGGGCAGGCCGTCAGGAGCATACGGCGAGCGGAGCGAGCCGTTTCCCGAGAGCGCCGTCCGCGGCGACTCCGGCAGTTTTCAGCGTAGATTTTTGCGACGGGGGTTCCCGCAGCGAGCGAAGCGAGCGAGGAGCCCCTCGAAGCGAAAAGGGACTACTACTGCACGCGGGAGTGTTGCCCGATGAGCGCGCTGTCGAGGTCCTTGTCGTCGACGGTCGCTTTCTCGTCGATGACAGAGTCGGTGATGTCGGCGTCGGTGATGGTGGCGTCCTGGAAGACGACGGTGTCGTCGATGTCGGAGTTCTGTATCGTGGCGCCCGACAGGACGTGGACGTTGCTACCCAGCCGGGAGTTCTCGACGGTGGCGTCGTCGGCGACGATGTTCTCGCCTTCGAGGGCGAACTCGACGGCTTCGAGGTAGCTCTCTGGCGTCCCGATGTCGTACCACGCGCCGTCGAAGCTGAACGGTCGCACCGAGCCCTGGTCGACGA from Halomicroarcula saliterrae carries:
- a CDS encoding diphthine--ammonia ligase, with translation MTDGVWVSLFSGGKDSSWALYRALVNDYPVERLVTVHPEGDSYMYHVPATRLASLAAESIGIPLVEVEPDDFGADDVPDSGEQGDAELEPLEAALRELDAEVGVAGVTAGAVESEYQTSRIEAMAERLEANLFAPLWQEDPRDLADAMLDAGFEIRIIRVAAYGLDESWLGRTLDADALDELEELNEEYGVHILGEGGEFETLVTDGPHMDRRIELDYSTEWDGTRGTLVVEDAWLE
- the merB gene encoding organomercurial lyase: MADHHIEPSELGHELALEQFRLPADIATGVGDLYGTAPPDTAAAWVAMLRDRKRGYDGEPPTIEDLCTTDDGAHAFVDGDRSQSYICVLDPLVVPFLADTPGTIRSTTPERGAAVEITVAPDGVDYSHPNAVVSLGVADEVDCDSCPSIEETYKQVCPYIHVFEDEAEYETWAANTEAATTQVPVETGVALASAFAENLFGPAG
- a CDS encoding methyltransferase, with protein sequence MSEPHSDGTSARNEAEQLKQAQELLDGLWSGQVLHAAVRVGLFDRLDEEPTAAETLAAALQLDPDATYRLLRALSHFGVLAEDDSRRFALTPVGQFFRADHPKSVQPGLMLFQSTEWVTALTHLPDILREGEPDGFVREYDRDIFDYMTDAPEFARAFNEFMTAMSYRQTDTLLGVLAEYDVSRFDRVCDVGGGHGYLLCRLLEQYPELEGTVFDRPSVVAEETEWPRKFGVTDRCTYVGGDMFQSVPEADAYVLKWILHDWSDEACVDVLSTVREAAPADARLFVLEAVVPGPEQSHFSKKLDVAMLAHMGGRERTRSEYAALLDRAGWTLADQWVPPEGPMQVLEARTALAE
- a CDS encoding winged helix-turn-helix transcriptional regulator encodes the protein MDGFDCATDDPRCYCLLSDVLDLLGRKYVMDIVCVVAIHGTVRFGTLEDHVPEASTSTLSTRLDDLEASGLVTREQYDEIPPRVEYELTDDGEELAERLEPVLEWARGRAGRAASGTE